From a single Populus trichocarpa isolate Nisqually-1 chromosome 17, P.trichocarpa_v4.1, whole genome shotgun sequence genomic region:
- the LOC112325627 gene encoding isocitrate dehydrogenase [NADP] isoform X2, producing the protein MAFEKIKVANPIVEMDGDEMTRVFWQSIKEKLIFPFLELDIKYFDLGLPHRDATDDKVTIESAEATLKYNVAIKCATITPDEDRVKEFKLKQMWKSPNGTIRNILNGTVFREPIICKNVPRLVPGWTKAICIGRHAFGDQYRATDAVIKGAGKLKLVFVPEGQDEKTELEVYNFTGAGGVALAMYNTDESIRSFAEASMNTAYQKKWPLYLSTKNTILKKYDGRFKDIFQEVYEANWKSKYEAAGIWYEHRLIDDMVAYALKSEGGYVWACKNYDGDVQSDFLAQGFGSLGLMTSVLVCPDGKTIEAEAAHGTVTRHYRVHQKGGETSTNSIASIFAWSRGLAHRAKLDDNAKLLDFTEKLEAACVGAVESGKMTKDLALLIHGSKVSRDQYLNTEEFIDAVAVELKARLSVEA; encoded by the exons ATGGCTTTCGAAAAGATCAAGGTTGCTAACCCCATCGTTGAAATGGATG GAGATGAAATGACCAGAGTTTTCTGGCAATCAATAAAGGAAAAg CTTATTTTCCCATTTTTGGAGTTGGATATCAAGTACTTTGACCTTGGCCTTCCTCATCGCGATGCCACTGATGATAAAGTCACTATTGAAAGCGCAGAAGCTACTCTTAA GTACAATGTAGCAATCAAGTGTGCAACTATTACTCCAG ATGAAGATCGTGTCAAGGAGTTTAAATTGAAGCAGATGTGGAAGAGTCCAAACGGAACAATTAGGAACATTTTGAACG GTACTGTCTTCAGAGAACCAATTATTTGCAAAAACGTTCCCCGCCTTGTCCCAG GCTGGACGAAGGCAATTTGCATCGGAAGACATGCTTTTGGTGATCAATATCGAGCAACTGATGCAGTAATCAAAGGAGCTGGCAAACTCAAGCTAGTGTTTG TGCCAGAAGGACAGGATGAGAAGACAGAGTTGGAGGTGTACAACTTTACAGGTGCTGGTGGGGTGGCATTGGCCATGTATAACACCGATGAG TCCATCCGTTCTTTTGCTGAAGCTTCTATGAACACTGCTTACCAAAAGAAGTGGCCACTTTATCTCAGCACAAAAAATACTATCCTTAAGAAGTACGATGGGAG ATTCAAGGACATCTTTCAAGAAGTCTATGAGGCTAACTGGAAATCAAAGTACGAGGCTGCAGGAATATG GTATGAACACCGACTCATTGATGATATGGTTGCATATGCTCTCAAGAGTGAAGGAGGTTATGTATGGGCATGCAAAAACTATGATGGGGATGTGCAGAGTGATTTCTTGGCCCAAG GTTTTGGATCTCTTGGCTTGATGACCTCTGTATTG GTGTGCCCTGATGGAAAGACCATAGAGGCCGAGGCAGCCCATGGCACAGTTACTCGGCATTACAGGGTTCACCAGAAAGGTGGTGAAACCAGCACAAACAGTATTGCCTCTATTTTTGCTTGGTCAAGAGGACTTGCCCACAG GGCTAAGTTGGATGACAATGCTAAACTCTTGGATTTCACTGAGAAACTAGAGGCAGCTTGCGTTGGAGCTGTGGAGTCTGGCAAGATGACCAAGGATCTTGCATTGCTTATCCATGGATCTAA GGTTAGTAGGGACCAGTACCTCAACACTGAAGAGTTCATTGATGCTGTGGCCGTGGAGCTGAAAGCCAGACTTTCTGTCGAGGCATAA
- the LOC112325627 gene encoding isocitrate dehydrogenase [NADP] isoform X1, whose product MAFEKIKVANPIVEMDGDEMTRVFWQSIKEKLIFPFLELDIKYFDLGLPHRDATDDKVTIESAEATLKYNVAIKCATITPDEDRVKEFKLKQMWKSPNGTIRNILNGTVFREPIICKNVPRLVPGWTKAICIGRHAFGDQYRATDAVIKGAGKLKLVFVPEGQDEKTELEVYNFTGAGGVALAMYNTDESIRSFAEASMNTAYQKKWPLYLSTKNTILKKYDGRFKDIFQEVYEANWKSKYEAAGIWYEHRLIDDMVAYALKSEGGYVWACKNYDGDVQSDFLAQGFGSLGLMTSVLVCPDGKTIEAEAAHGTVTRHYRVHQKGGETSTNSIASIFAWSRGLAHRAKLDDNAKLLDFTEKLEAACVGAVESGKMTKDLALLIHGSKVSRDQYLNTEEFIDAVAVELKARLGRQSEQCSKA is encoded by the exons ATGGCTTTCGAAAAGATCAAGGTTGCTAACCCCATCGTTGAAATGGATG GAGATGAAATGACCAGAGTTTTCTGGCAATCAATAAAGGAAAAg CTTATTTTCCCATTTTTGGAGTTGGATATCAAGTACTTTGACCTTGGCCTTCCTCATCGCGATGCCACTGATGATAAAGTCACTATTGAAAGCGCAGAAGCTACTCTTAA GTACAATGTAGCAATCAAGTGTGCAACTATTACTCCAG ATGAAGATCGTGTCAAGGAGTTTAAATTGAAGCAGATGTGGAAGAGTCCAAACGGAACAATTAGGAACATTTTGAACG GTACTGTCTTCAGAGAACCAATTATTTGCAAAAACGTTCCCCGCCTTGTCCCAG GCTGGACGAAGGCAATTTGCATCGGAAGACATGCTTTTGGTGATCAATATCGAGCAACTGATGCAGTAATCAAAGGAGCTGGCAAACTCAAGCTAGTGTTTG TGCCAGAAGGACAGGATGAGAAGACAGAGTTGGAGGTGTACAACTTTACAGGTGCTGGTGGGGTGGCATTGGCCATGTATAACACCGATGAG TCCATCCGTTCTTTTGCTGAAGCTTCTATGAACACTGCTTACCAAAAGAAGTGGCCACTTTATCTCAGCACAAAAAATACTATCCTTAAGAAGTACGATGGGAG ATTCAAGGACATCTTTCAAGAAGTCTATGAGGCTAACTGGAAATCAAAGTACGAGGCTGCAGGAATATG GTATGAACACCGACTCATTGATGATATGGTTGCATATGCTCTCAAGAGTGAAGGAGGTTATGTATGGGCATGCAAAAACTATGATGGGGATGTGCAGAGTGATTTCTTGGCCCAAG GTTTTGGATCTCTTGGCTTGATGACCTCTGTATTG GTGTGCCCTGATGGAAAGACCATAGAGGCCGAGGCAGCCCATGGCACAGTTACTCGGCATTACAGGGTTCACCAGAAAGGTGGTGAAACCAGCACAAACAGTATTGCCTCTATTTTTGCTTGGTCAAGAGGACTTGCCCACAG GGCTAAGTTGGATGACAATGCTAAACTCTTGGATTTCACTGAGAAACTAGAGGCAGCTTGCGTTGGAGCTGTGGAGTCTGGCAAGATGACCAAGGATCTTGCATTGCTTATCCATGGATCTAA GGTTAGTAGGGACCAGTACCTCAACACTGAAGAGTTCATTGATGCTGTGGCCGTGGAGCTGAAAGCCAGACTT